A window of the Sulfurovum riftiae genome harbors these coding sequences:
- a CDS encoding GDP-L-fucose synthase family protein — protein MKKESTIFVAGGTGLVGSAIIKSLLAKGYTNVISNYHHREPKNTAIRYYPLDLTNQQNVEYFFETFKPEYVFLAAAKVGGIIANNVYRAEFIYSNLVIQNNVIDISYRYGVKKLLFLGSTCIYPKECPQPMKEEYLLTGPLEYTNEPYAIAKIAGIKMCESYNLQYGTNFISVMPTNLYGPNDNFDLEKSHVLPALIRKIHCAKLLNEAKYDEVIQDLGVSTLEEAKAYLANFGVDENRVEIWGSGKPMREFLWSEDMADACVFLMENRDFKDTYTTQDGANTTCSPNEVRHEEIRNTHINIGTGVDISIKELAETIKEIVGFKGELYFNTDKPDGTMKKLTDPSKLHSLGWKHKVELNEGIEKMYAWYKESN, from the coding sequence ATGAAAAAAGAAAGTACGATCTTCGTCGCCGGCGGTACAGGCCTTGTAGGCAGTGCCATCATCAAATCTCTGCTCGCCAAGGGCTATACCAATGTGATCTCCAACTACCATCACCGGGAACCTAAGAACACTGCGATTCGTTACTATCCGCTTGACCTTACCAATCAGCAGAATGTCGAATACTTTTTTGAAACGTTCAAGCCTGAGTATGTCTTCCTTGCTGCTGCCAAGGTAGGAGGGATCATCGCCAACAATGTCTACCGTGCAGAGTTCATCTACAGTAACCTTGTCATCCAGAACAATGTCATCGATATCAGCTACCGCTATGGTGTCAAAAAACTTCTTTTCCTTGGGTCTACCTGTATTTACCCAAAAGAGTGCCCTCAGCCGATGAAAGAGGAGTACCTGCTTACCGGTCCGCTGGAATACACCAATGAACCCTATGCTATCGCTAAAATAGCCGGTATCAAGATGTGCGAAAGCTACAATCTTCAGTACGGCACCAACTTCATCTCTGTCATGCCTACCAATCTCTATGGACCTAACGACAATTTTGACCTTGAGAAGTCGCATGTGCTTCCTGCACTTATCAGAAAGATCCATTGTGCGAAACTTCTTAATGAAGCAAAGTATGATGAAGTCATACAAGATCTGGGAGTTTCTACACTTGAAGAAGCAAAAGCCTACCTTGCCAACTTCGGTGTAGATGAAAACAGAGTGGAGATCTGGGGTTCCGGTAAACCCATGAGGGAGTTCCTCTGGTCGGAAGATATGGCAGATGCCTGTGTCTTCCTCATGGAGAACAGGGATTTTAAAGATACCTATACAACACAGGATGGCGCAAATACTACCTGCAGTCCAAATGAAGTAAGACATGAAGAGATCAGAAATACCCATATCAATATTGGTACAGGTGTAGACATATCCATCAAAGAGCTTGCAGAGACCATCAAAGAGATCGTCGGGTTTAAAGGTGAACTCTATTTCAATACGGATAAACCGGATGGTACAATGAAAAAGCTTACCGACCCCTCCAAACTCCACAGTCTTGGGTGGAAGCACAAGGTGGAACTGAACGAGGGTATTGAAAAAATGTATGCGTGGTATAAGGAAAGCAACTGA